In the genome of Dermacentor silvarum isolate Dsil-2018 chromosome 1, BIME_Dsil_1.4, whole genome shotgun sequence, one region contains:
- the LOC119436798 gene encoding antimicrobial peptide microplusin-like: MKAFLVCALLATIVAVSLAHHLELCNKKDEQLKNELQCIGLHISAGANQSFDKALKTLSCQDWSCVIRKLCVGNNLEAAMANHFTKPQITEIHNAATTCDPEAGHHHHHH; encoded by the exons ATGAAGGCGTTTCTGGTCTGTGCCCTGCTCGCTACGATCGTCGCTGTGAGCTTAGCTCACCATTTGGAGCTCTGCA ACAAAAAAGACGAGCAGCTCAAGAATGAACTCCAGTGCATTGGGCTGCACATCTCGGCGGGG GCGAACCAAAGCTTTGACAAGGCATTGAAGACTCTGAGCTGCCAGGACTGGAGCTGCGTCATCCGGAAGCTCTGCGTCGGAAACAACCTG GAAGCCGCCATGGCCAACCATTTCACG AAGCCTCAAATCACGGAGATTCACAACGCTGCCACCACCTGCGATCCAGAGGCtgggcaccaccaccaccaccactga